In a single window of the Mus musculus strain C57BL/6J chromosome 6, GRCm38.p6 C57BL/6J genome:
- the Krba1 gene encoding protein KRBA1 isoform X5, whose product MALQVPISFKDLAVRFSEEEWRLLQEGQREFYRDVMRENYETLVSVGTSELLPLSAFLSPAEAGGATSGESHQDKGQKPHLEHSSQGEQPQQSLHLTALVQLVKEIPEFLFGEVKGTEDYSESGSTSLDGEQTSPEAVVVEACPPRGLLNSLPESPASHPSLATTPTGSSTSGGPPGDWAHGSPLPAIGTDDKPLSIEKEGVGASRETSIHSTQSLGQSKSYLRQERGSMGTGTLPENSPLQGLINCLKEILVPRPQHRGTAPDLPPSLPGLSVLKQTRAEVEAGSLPCPVKTEAASGDCPLQGLLNCLKEIPKAPDRRPSPSGASDLQLQEDPGKRHSGGMRHLQTPPHPSHEAGSMLATVKVEDGWAQSPPVPASCQLSRQGYSSYSTGDNREVRVPRWGPMTLASRASSSPLEALEACLKGIPPGGSSPLQSLAISWSRSPQLGDAGSQRFELQQQGSHSEEATREPLLPLSLQGYMREGPGVQPCGSQGTPTSFSSASSSDGDLDFRSPRSSQGQRLGKGYLPGNSPLQGLENCLREIPIPRPQAAWPCSSAVNRGLKRTEPRNWTGDREGLRGEASEPPHLRQRPGEVPSRSLHQDSPQTCTSTCHQVTTRPGTWQWPQEETATMPSPLHRLENSLRGILPVRPLRFTCVTGPGPSPSPCSSSSFSSSDGEDLRPEPAFWQSPLQQKDQPPSCKDPVRLCPVSGASPRVNSNSCSAEDRERTEPRDCSSLSAGRAEEKPHPPRREDGAERTRQPGPVTNAEGKGAAAGHPSPAPQLEEKPEPKGTEDSRDLEPGHRPPSAAARTQGKLLSGDPPESPSKSPLPTTVLSKWSPTSLQPPCPCGRSLQQELHNLGTALTDKLDRLAAALAGLTQEVATMKTQMDQLRRHPRSLGPKGQGSWQLALPQRPRWVNRLGHRHLPYWRQKGPTRPRPKILRTQAEGCKTSDRPGLSRGKGSLVPQLPPEASLVESSRPTCSSSQQISSTPGGHTVLTAHPPLEHTACHQNPLSPSVPTSVQVPLVASPATSADTEPPAARVAAISIPNQPKEPDSLLGEALSRDLWGGDHRDPRWGAH is encoded by the exons GTGCCCATCAGCTTCAAGGACTTGGCTGTGCGGTTCTCTGAAGAGGAATGGCGGCTCCTGCAGGAGGGGCAGCGGGAATTCTACAGAGACGTGATGCGGGAAAACTACGAGACGTTGGTGTCTGTGG GGACCTCTGAGctgcttcctctctctgctttcctgtcacctgcagaggctggaggagcCACATCAGGAGAGAGCCACCAGGATAAGGGACAAAAACCCCATTTGGAGCATAGTTCCCAGG GAGAGCAGCCTCAGCAGAGCCTACACCTCACCGCATTAGTGCAGCTGGTGAAGGAGATTCCAGAGTTCTTGTTTGGAGAAGTGAAGGGTACTGAGGACTACTCCGAGAGTGGGAGCACCAGTCTGGATGGGGAGCAAACAAGCCCCGAGG CTGTGGTTGTGGAAGCTTGCCCTCCCCGAGGCCTGCTCAATTCTCTTCCGGAGAGCCCTGCAAGCCACCCCAGCCTGGCCACCACACCCACAGGCAGCTCAACTTCCGGTGGCCCTCCTGGAGACTGGGCACACGGAAGCCCCTTACCTGCTA TAGGAACTGATGATAAGCCATTATCtatagagaaggaaggtgtaggagcCTCGAGAGAGACCTCCATTCATTCCACTCAAAGCCTGGGCCAGAGCAAGAGTTACCTAAGACAGGAGCGAGGCAGCATGGGAACAG GAACCCTTCCTGAGAACAGCCCATTGCAAGGCCTCATCAACTGTTTGAAGGAGATCCTTGTGCCCAGACCCCAGCACCGGGGGACAGCCCCAGACTTGCCGCCTTCTCTCCCTGGCTTGAGTGTGTTGAAGCAGACGAGAGCTGAGGTAGAGGCTGGGAGCCTGCCCTGCCCGG TGAAGACAGAGGCAGCATCCGGAGATTGTCCCCTTCAGGGCCTGCTGAACTGTCTGAAGGAGATCCCAAAAGCTCCAGACCGACGTCCCAGCCCCTCAGGAGCATCAGACTTGCAGCTGCAGGAGGACCCAGGGAAAAGACATTCTGGAG GGATGAGACACCTCCAGACTCCTCCCCACCCTAGTCATGAAGCTGGCAGTATGCTTGCCACGGTGAAGGTAGAAGATGGCTGGGCCCAGAGTCCCCCAGTGCCAGCATCCTGCCAGCTTAGCAGGCAAGGCTATAGCTCCTATTCCACTGGAGACAACAGAGAGGTCCGTGTGCCCCGCTGGGGCCCCATGACTCTAG CCAGCAGGGCCTCAAGCTCACCCCTAGAAGCTCTGGAGGCCTGTCTGAAGGGCATCCCTCCAGGTGGGTCATCACCTCTTCAGTCACTAGCCATCTCATGGTCCAGAAGTCCTCAGCTAGGAGATGCCGGGTCTCAGAGGTTTGAGCTACAGCAACAAGGATCTCACAGTGAAG AAGCTACAAGGGAGCCACTTCTGCCTCTGAGCTTGCAGGGCTACATGAGAGAAGGACCTGGGGTTCAACCCTGTGGCTCCCAGGGTACCCCTACCAGCTTCTCCTCAGCCAGCAGCAGTGATGGGGATCTGGATTTCAGGAGCCCCAGGAGCAGCCAGGGGCAACGGCTTGGGAAAG GCTATCTACCAGGAAACTCTCCACTCCAAGGCCTGGAGAACTGCCTGAGAGAGATCCCTATTCCCAGGCCACAGGCTGCCTGGCCATGCTCCTCGGCTGTCAACAGGGGATTGAAGAGAACAGAGCCCAGGAACTGGACTGGAGACAGAGAAG GACTGAGAGGTGAGGCCTCTGAGCCACCCCACCTCAGACAGCGTCCTGGAGAAGTGCCCAGCAGGAGTCTGCATCAAGACAGTCCACAGACCTGTACTTCCACCTGCCACCAAGTGACCACCAGGCCAGGAACATGGCAATGGCCACAAGAGG AGACAGCCACCATGCCCTCCCCTCTGCACCGCCTGGAGAACTCTCTGAGGGGGATCTTGCCTGTGAGGCCCTTGCGTTTCACCTGCGTGACTGGCCCTGGCCCCAGTCCCAGCCCTTGCTCCAGCTCCAGCTTCAGCAGCTCTGATGGAGAAGACCTAAGACCAGAGCCTGCATTTTGGCAGTCACCCCTCCAGC AGAAAGACCAGCCTCCCTCCTGTAAGGACCCTGTTCGTCTGTGCCCTGTCTCTGGCGCATCTCCAAGAGTCAACAGCAATAGCTGTTCTGCGGAAGACCGTGAGAGAACAGAGCCCAGGGACTGCAGCAGCCTCAGCGCAG GAAGAGCAGAAGAGAAGCCCCACCCACCCAGAAGAGAAGATGGTGCAGAGCGCACACGCCAGCCTGGGCCTGTCACCAATGCTGAAGGAAAAGGAG CAGCAGCTGGCCACCCATCGCCTGCCCCTCAGCTGGAGGAAAAGCCTGAGCCCAAGGGTACTGAAGACTCCAGGGACCTGGAGCCTGGACATAGACCACCCAGTGCCGCAG CCAGGACCCAAGGGAAGCTGCTCTCTGGAGACCCTCCGGAGTCACCTAGCAAGTCTCCCCTTCCCACAACTGTCTTGTCAAAATGGTCACCCACTTCTCTTCAGCCACCATGCCCCTGTGGCAGGTCCTTGCAGCAGGAGCTGCATAACCTTGGTACTGCCCTCACGGACAAGCTAGACCGGCTTGCAGCAGCCTTGGCAGGCCTGACTCAGGAAGTTGCAACCATGAAGACCCAAATGGATCAACTGCGAAGGCACCCACGGAGCCTTGGCCCAAAAGGTCAGGGTTCCTGGCAGTTGGCCCTCCCCCAGAGACCTCGCTGGGTCAACAGACTGGGCCACAGACATCTACCCTACTGGAGACAGAAGGGCCCCACCAGGCCCAGACCAAAGATTCTGCGGACCCAGGCAGAAGGCTGCAAGACTAGTGACCGCCCAGGACTCTCTAGAGGGAAGGGCAGTTTGGTGCCTCAGCTGCCTCCAGAGGCTTCCTTGGTAGAATCTTCCAGGCCCACCTGTAGTTCATCCCAGCAGATCTCCTCTACGCCTGGAGGCCACACTGTGCTGACTGCACACCCTCCTCTGGAGCACACTGCATGCCACCagaatcccctctccccttcagTGCCTACTTCAGTGCAGGTCCCCCTTGTGGCCTCACCTGCAACCAGTGCAGACACAGAACCTCCGGCTGCTAGAGTGGCAGCCATCAGCATTCCAAACCAGCCCAAGGAACCTGACAGCCTGCTAGGGGAAGCCCTCAGCAGAGACCTCTGGGGAGGTGACCACCGGGACCCAAGGTGGGGGGCCCATTAA
- the Krba1 gene encoding protein KRBA1 isoform X4, with protein MALQVPISFKDLAVRFSEEEWRLLQEGQREFYRDVMRENYETLVSVGTSELLPLSAFLSPAEAGGATSGESHQDKGQKPHLEHSSQGEQPQQSLHLTALVQLVKEIPEFLFGEVKGTEDYSESGSTSLDGEQTSPEVAVVVEACPPRGLLNSLPESPASHPSLATTPTGSSTSGGPPGDWAHGSPLPAIGTDDKPLSIEKEGVGASRETSIHSTQSLGQSKSYLRQERGSMGTGTLPENSPLQGLINCLKEILVPRPQHRGTAPDLPPSLPGLSVLKQTRAEVEAGSLPCPVKTEAASGDCPLQGLLNCLKEIPKAPDRRPSPSGASDLQLQEDPGKRHSGGMRHLQTPPHPSHEAGSMLATVKVEDGWAQSPPVPASCQLSRQGYSSYSTGDNREVRVPRWGPMTLASRASSSPLEALEACLKGIPPGGSSPLQSLAISWSRSPQLGDAGSQRFELQQQGSHSEEATREPLLPLSLQGYMREGPGVQPCGSQGTPTSFSSASSSDGDLDFRSPRSSQGQRLGKGYLPGNSPLQGLENCLREIPIPRPQAAWPCSSAVNRGLKRTEPRNWTGDREGLRGEASEPPHLRQRPGEVPSRSLHQDSPQTCTSTCHQVTTRPGTWQWPQEETATMPSPLHRLENSLRGILPVRPLRFTCVTGPGPSPSPCSSSSFSSSDGEDLRPEPAFWQSPLQQKDQPPSCKDPVRLCPVSGASPRVNSNSCSAEDRERTEPRDCSSLSADFVSTGRAEEKPHPPRREDGAERTRQPGPVTNAEGKGAAAGHPSPAPQLEEKPEPKGTEDSRDLEPGHRPPSAAARTQGKLLSGDPPESPSKSPLPTTVLSKWSPTSLQPPCPCGRSLQQELHNLGTALTDKLDRLAAALAGLTQEVATMKTQMDQLRRHPRSLGPKGQGSWQLALPQRPRWVNRLGHRHLPYWRQKGPTRPRPKILRTQAEGCKTSDRPGLSRGKGSLVPQLPPEASLVESSRPTCSSSQQISSTPGGHTVLTAHPPLEHTACHQNPLSPSVPTSVQVPLVASPATSADTEPPAARVAAISIPNQPKEPDSLLGEALSRDLWGGDHRDPRWGAH; from the exons GTGCCCATCAGCTTCAAGGACTTGGCTGTGCGGTTCTCTGAAGAGGAATGGCGGCTCCTGCAGGAGGGGCAGCGGGAATTCTACAGAGACGTGATGCGGGAAAACTACGAGACGTTGGTGTCTGTGG GGACCTCTGAGctgcttcctctctctgctttcctgtcacctgcagaggctggaggagcCACATCAGGAGAGAGCCACCAGGATAAGGGACAAAAACCCCATTTGGAGCATAGTTCCCAGG GAGAGCAGCCTCAGCAGAGCCTACACCTCACCGCATTAGTGCAGCTGGTGAAGGAGATTCCAGAGTTCTTGTTTGGAGAAGTGAAGGGTACTGAGGACTACTCCGAGAGTGGGAGCACCAGTCTGGATGGGGAGCAAACAAGCCCCGAGG TAGCTGTGGTTGTGGAAGCTTGCCCTCCCCGAGGCCTGCTCAATTCTCTTCCGGAGAGCCCTGCAAGCCACCCCAGCCTGGCCACCACACCCACAGGCAGCTCAACTTCCGGTGGCCCTCCTGGAGACTGGGCACACGGAAGCCCCTTACCTGCTA TAGGAACTGATGATAAGCCATTATCtatagagaaggaaggtgtaggagcCTCGAGAGAGACCTCCATTCATTCCACTCAAAGCCTGGGCCAGAGCAAGAGTTACCTAAGACAGGAGCGAGGCAGCATGGGAACAG GAACCCTTCCTGAGAACAGCCCATTGCAAGGCCTCATCAACTGTTTGAAGGAGATCCTTGTGCCCAGACCCCAGCACCGGGGGACAGCCCCAGACTTGCCGCCTTCTCTCCCTGGCTTGAGTGTGTTGAAGCAGACGAGAGCTGAGGTAGAGGCTGGGAGCCTGCCCTGCCCGG TGAAGACAGAGGCAGCATCCGGAGATTGTCCCCTTCAGGGCCTGCTGAACTGTCTGAAGGAGATCCCAAAAGCTCCAGACCGACGTCCCAGCCCCTCAGGAGCATCAGACTTGCAGCTGCAGGAGGACCCAGGGAAAAGACATTCTGGAG GGATGAGACACCTCCAGACTCCTCCCCACCCTAGTCATGAAGCTGGCAGTATGCTTGCCACGGTGAAGGTAGAAGATGGCTGGGCCCAGAGTCCCCCAGTGCCAGCATCCTGCCAGCTTAGCAGGCAAGGCTATAGCTCCTATTCCACTGGAGACAACAGAGAGGTCCGTGTGCCCCGCTGGGGCCCCATGACTCTAG CCAGCAGGGCCTCAAGCTCACCCCTAGAAGCTCTGGAGGCCTGTCTGAAGGGCATCCCTCCAGGTGGGTCATCACCTCTTCAGTCACTAGCCATCTCATGGTCCAGAAGTCCTCAGCTAGGAGATGCCGGGTCTCAGAGGTTTGAGCTACAGCAACAAGGATCTCACAGTGAAG AAGCTACAAGGGAGCCACTTCTGCCTCTGAGCTTGCAGGGCTACATGAGAGAAGGACCTGGGGTTCAACCCTGTGGCTCCCAGGGTACCCCTACCAGCTTCTCCTCAGCCAGCAGCAGTGATGGGGATCTGGATTTCAGGAGCCCCAGGAGCAGCCAGGGGCAACGGCTTGGGAAAG GCTATCTACCAGGAAACTCTCCACTCCAAGGCCTGGAGAACTGCCTGAGAGAGATCCCTATTCCCAGGCCACAGGCTGCCTGGCCATGCTCCTCGGCTGTCAACAGGGGATTGAAGAGAACAGAGCCCAGGAACTGGACTGGAGACAGAGAAG GACTGAGAGGTGAGGCCTCTGAGCCACCCCACCTCAGACAGCGTCCTGGAGAAGTGCCCAGCAGGAGTCTGCATCAAGACAGTCCACAGACCTGTACTTCCACCTGCCACCAAGTGACCACCAGGCCAGGAACATGGCAATGGCCACAAGAGG AGACAGCCACCATGCCCTCCCCTCTGCACCGCCTGGAGAACTCTCTGAGGGGGATCTTGCCTGTGAGGCCCTTGCGTTTCACCTGCGTGACTGGCCCTGGCCCCAGTCCCAGCCCTTGCTCCAGCTCCAGCTTCAGCAGCTCTGATGGAGAAGACCTAAGACCAGAGCCTGCATTTTGGCAGTCACCCCTCCAGC AGAAAGACCAGCCTCCCTCCTGTAAGGACCCTGTTCGTCTGTGCCCTGTCTCTGGCGCATCTCCAAGAGTCAACAGCAATAGCTGTTCTGCGGAAGACCGTGAGAGAACAGAGCCCAGGGACTGCAGCAGCCTCAGCGCAG ACTTTGTTTCTACAGGAAGAGCAGAAGAGAAGCCCCACCCACCCAGAAGAGAAGATGGTGCAGAGCGCACACGCCAGCCTGGGCCTGTCACCAATGCTGAAGGAAAAGGAG CAGCAGCTGGCCACCCATCGCCTGCCCCTCAGCTGGAGGAAAAGCCTGAGCCCAAGGGTACTGAAGACTCCAGGGACCTGGAGCCTGGACATAGACCACCCAGTGCCGCAG CCAGGACCCAAGGGAAGCTGCTCTCTGGAGACCCTCCGGAGTCACCTAGCAAGTCTCCCCTTCCCACAACTGTCTTGTCAAAATGGTCACCCACTTCTCTTCAGCCACCATGCCCCTGTGGCAGGTCCTTGCAGCAGGAGCTGCATAACCTTGGTACTGCCCTCACGGACAAGCTAGACCGGCTTGCAGCAGCCTTGGCAGGCCTGACTCAGGAAGTTGCAACCATGAAGACCCAAATGGATCAACTGCGAAGGCACCCACGGAGCCTTGGCCCAAAAGGTCAGGGTTCCTGGCAGTTGGCCCTCCCCCAGAGACCTCGCTGGGTCAACAGACTGGGCCACAGACATCTACCCTACTGGAGACAGAAGGGCCCCACCAGGCCCAGACCAAAGATTCTGCGGACCCAGGCAGAAGGCTGCAAGACTAGTGACCGCCCAGGACTCTCTAGAGGGAAGGGCAGTTTGGTGCCTCAGCTGCCTCCAGAGGCTTCCTTGGTAGAATCTTCCAGGCCCACCTGTAGTTCATCCCAGCAGATCTCCTCTACGCCTGGAGGCCACACTGTGCTGACTGCACACCCTCCTCTGGAGCACACTGCATGCCACCagaatcccctctccccttcagTGCCTACTTCAGTGCAGGTCCCCCTTGTGGCCTCACCTGCAACCAGTGCAGACACAGAACCTCCGGCTGCTAGAGTGGCAGCCATCAGCATTCCAAACCAGCCCAAGGAACCTGACAGCCTGCTAGGGGAAGCCCTCAGCAGAGACCTCTGGGGAGGTGACCACCGGGACCCAAGGTGGGGGGCCCATTAA
- the Krba1 gene encoding protein KRBA1 isoform 1 (isoform 1 is encoded by transcript variant 1) codes for MALQVPISFKDLAVRFSEEEWRLLQEGQREFYRDVMRENYETLVSVGTSELLPLSAFLSPAEAGGATSGESHQDKGQKPHLEHSSQGEQPQQSLHLTALVQLVKEIPEFLFGEVKGTEDYSESGSTSLDGEQTSPEVAVVVEACPPRGLLNSLPESPASHPSLATTPTGSSTSGGPPGDWAHGSPLPAIGTDDKPLSIEKEGVGASRETSIHSTQSLGQSKSYLRQERGSMGTGTLPENSPLQGLINCLKEILVPRPQHRGTAPDLPPSLPGLSVLKQTRAEVEAGSLPCPVKTEAASGDCPLQGLLNCLKEIPKAPDRRPSPSGASDLQLQEDPGKRHSGGMRHLQTPPHPSHEAGSMLATVKVEDGWAQSPPVPASCQLSRQGYSSYSTGDNREVRVPRWGPMTLASRASSSPLEALEACLKGIPPGGSSPLQSLAISWSRSPQLGDAGSQRFELQQQGSHSEEATREPLLPLSLQGYMREGPGVQPCGSQGTPTSFSSASSSDGDLDFRSPRSSQGQRLGKGYLPGNSPLQGLENCLREIPIPRPQAAWPCSSAVNRGLKRTEPRNWTGDREGLRGEASEPPHLRQRPGEVPSRSLHQDSPQTCTSTCHQVTTRPGTWQWPQEETATMPSPLHRLENSLRGILPVRPLRFTCVTGPGPSPSPCSSSSFSSSDGEDLRPEPAFWQSPLQQKDQPPSCKDPVRLCPVSGASPRVNSNSCSAEDRERTEPRDCSSLSAGRAEEKPHPPRREDGAERTRQPGPVTNAEGKGAAAGHPSPAPQLEEKPEPKGTEDSRDLEPGHRPPSAAARTQGKLLSGDPPESPSKSPLPTTVLSKWSPTSLQPPCPCGRSLQQELHNLGTALTDKLDRLAAALAGLTQEVATMKTQMDQLRRHPRSLGPKGQGSWQLALPQRPRWVNRLGHRHLPYWRQKGPTRPRPKILRTQAEGCKTSDRPGLSRGKGSLVPQLPPEASLVESSRPTCSSSQQISSTPGGHTVLTAHPPLEHTACHQNPLSPSVPTSVQVPLVASPATSADTEPPAARVAAISIPNQPKEPDSLLGEALSRDLWGGDHRDPRWGAH; via the exons GTGCCCATCAGCTTCAAGGACTTGGCTGTGCGGTTCTCTGAAGAGGAATGGCGGCTCCTGCAGGAGGGGCAGCGGGAATTCTACAGAGACGTGATGCGGGAAAACTACGAGACGTTGGTGTCTGTGG GGACCTCTGAGctgcttcctctctctgctttcctgtcacctgcagaggctggaggagcCACATCAGGAGAGAGCCACCAGGATAAGGGACAAAAACCCCATTTGGAGCATAGTTCCCAGG GAGAGCAGCCTCAGCAGAGCCTACACCTCACCGCATTAGTGCAGCTGGTGAAGGAGATTCCAGAGTTCTTGTTTGGAGAAGTGAAGGGTACTGAGGACTACTCCGAGAGTGGGAGCACCAGTCTGGATGGGGAGCAAACAAGCCCCGAGG TAGCTGTGGTTGTGGAAGCTTGCCCTCCCCGAGGCCTGCTCAATTCTCTTCCGGAGAGCCCTGCAAGCCACCCCAGCCTGGCCACCACACCCACAGGCAGCTCAACTTCCGGTGGCCCTCCTGGAGACTGGGCACACGGAAGCCCCTTACCTGCTA TAGGAACTGATGATAAGCCATTATCtatagagaaggaaggtgtaggagcCTCGAGAGAGACCTCCATTCATTCCACTCAAAGCCTGGGCCAGAGCAAGAGTTACCTAAGACAGGAGCGAGGCAGCATGGGAACAG GAACCCTTCCTGAGAACAGCCCATTGCAAGGCCTCATCAACTGTTTGAAGGAGATCCTTGTGCCCAGACCCCAGCACCGGGGGACAGCCCCAGACTTGCCGCCTTCTCTCCCTGGCTTGAGTGTGTTGAAGCAGACGAGAGCTGAGGTAGAGGCTGGGAGCCTGCCCTGCCCGG TGAAGACAGAGGCAGCATCCGGAGATTGTCCCCTTCAGGGCCTGCTGAACTGTCTGAAGGAGATCCCAAAAGCTCCAGACCGACGTCCCAGCCCCTCAGGAGCATCAGACTTGCAGCTGCAGGAGGACCCAGGGAAAAGACATTCTGGAG GGATGAGACACCTCCAGACTCCTCCCCACCCTAGTCATGAAGCTGGCAGTATGCTTGCCACGGTGAAGGTAGAAGATGGCTGGGCCCAGAGTCCCCCAGTGCCAGCATCCTGCCAGCTTAGCAGGCAAGGCTATAGCTCCTATTCCACTGGAGACAACAGAGAGGTCCGTGTGCCCCGCTGGGGCCCCATGACTCTAG CCAGCAGGGCCTCAAGCTCACCCCTAGAAGCTCTGGAGGCCTGTCTGAAGGGCATCCCTCCAGGTGGGTCATCACCTCTTCAGTCACTAGCCATCTCATGGTCCAGAAGTCCTCAGCTAGGAGATGCCGGGTCTCAGAGGTTTGAGCTACAGCAACAAGGATCTCACAGTGAAG AAGCTACAAGGGAGCCACTTCTGCCTCTGAGCTTGCAGGGCTACATGAGAGAAGGACCTGGGGTTCAACCCTGTGGCTCCCAGGGTACCCCTACCAGCTTCTCCTCAGCCAGCAGCAGTGATGGGGATCTGGATTTCAGGAGCCCCAGGAGCAGCCAGGGGCAACGGCTTGGGAAAG GCTATCTACCAGGAAACTCTCCACTCCAAGGCCTGGAGAACTGCCTGAGAGAGATCCCTATTCCCAGGCCACAGGCTGCCTGGCCATGCTCCTCGGCTGTCAACAGGGGATTGAAGAGAACAGAGCCCAGGAACTGGACTGGAGACAGAGAAG GACTGAGAGGTGAGGCCTCTGAGCCACCCCACCTCAGACAGCGTCCTGGAGAAGTGCCCAGCAGGAGTCTGCATCAAGACAGTCCACAGACCTGTACTTCCACCTGCCACCAAGTGACCACCAGGCCAGGAACATGGCAATGGCCACAAGAGG AGACAGCCACCATGCCCTCCCCTCTGCACCGCCTGGAGAACTCTCTGAGGGGGATCTTGCCTGTGAGGCCCTTGCGTTTCACCTGCGTGACTGGCCCTGGCCCCAGTCCCAGCCCTTGCTCCAGCTCCAGCTTCAGCAGCTCTGATGGAGAAGACCTAAGACCAGAGCCTGCATTTTGGCAGTCACCCCTCCAGC AGAAAGACCAGCCTCCCTCCTGTAAGGACCCTGTTCGTCTGTGCCCTGTCTCTGGCGCATCTCCAAGAGTCAACAGCAATAGCTGTTCTGCGGAAGACCGTGAGAGAACAGAGCCCAGGGACTGCAGCAGCCTCAGCGCAG GAAGAGCAGAAGAGAAGCCCCACCCACCCAGAAGAGAAGATGGTGCAGAGCGCACACGCCAGCCTGGGCCTGTCACCAATGCTGAAGGAAAAGGAG CAGCAGCTGGCCACCCATCGCCTGCCCCTCAGCTGGAGGAAAAGCCTGAGCCCAAGGGTACTGAAGACTCCAGGGACCTGGAGCCTGGACATAGACCACCCAGTGCCGCAG CCAGGACCCAAGGGAAGCTGCTCTCTGGAGACCCTCCGGAGTCACCTAGCAAGTCTCCCCTTCCCACAACTGTCTTGTCAAAATGGTCACCCACTTCTCTTCAGCCACCATGCCCCTGTGGCAGGTCCTTGCAGCAGGAGCTGCATAACCTTGGTACTGCCCTCACGGACAAGCTAGACCGGCTTGCAGCAGCCTTGGCAGGCCTGACTCAGGAAGTTGCAACCATGAAGACCCAAATGGATCAACTGCGAAGGCACCCACGGAGCCTTGGCCCAAAAGGTCAGGGTTCCTGGCAGTTGGCCCTCCCCCAGAGACCTCGCTGGGTCAACAGACTGGGCCACAGACATCTACCCTACTGGAGACAGAAGGGCCCCACCAGGCCCAGACCAAAGATTCTGCGGACCCAGGCAGAAGGCTGCAAGACTAGTGACCGCCCAGGACTCTCTAGAGGGAAGGGCAGTTTGGTGCCTCAGCTGCCTCCAGAGGCTTCCTTGGTAGAATCTTCCAGGCCCACCTGTAGTTCATCCCAGCAGATCTCCTCTACGCCTGGAGGCCACACTGTGCTGACTGCACACCCTCCTCTGGAGCACACTGCATGCCACCagaatcccctctccccttcagTGCCTACTTCAGTGCAGGTCCCCCTTGTGGCCTCACCTGCAACCAGTGCAGACACAGAACCTCCGGCTGCTAGAGTGGCAGCCATCAGCATTCCAAACCAGCCCAAGGAACCTGACAGCCTGCTAGGGGAAGCCCTCAGCAGAGACCTCTGGGGAGGTGACCACCGGGACCCAAGGTGGGGGGCCCATTAA